One window of Candidatus Methanomethylicota archaeon genomic DNA carries:
- a CDS encoding flippase-like domain-containing protein has protein sequence MLRRSIINRSMLMVIASYCVGLLIVLALINYAGFSNVIGNIVNKISLQLFIVTFLLDLTGLILYASIWYTLILGSGAKISFRTAVTSTWASIFIVYLSPTGVAMEVLKLILTNKDGKVPIGRGMAALTMQRIIYSISFAIIATSSYLIVQYRYMIIGEMIGRIITALLAISIGTVIALLILGEKAEWIEKIISKIYERYRANIEKMLSKYNPTDIMNSVSSTLNDFKESFTKLKLNKLHLLIAFTLTTINWMTNVAILYVVLLSLGYRVSIWILMVIMVACEFVQMTPIAIPGMLGIIETVMTMALQTFGIPLDVAATASVLTRLATFWFDLPVTATAASYYGVKYLLKGMSREAN, from the coding sequence ATGCTGAGGAGGAGCATAATTAATAGAAGCATGCTAATGGTTATTGCATCGTACTGTGTGGGATTACTAATTGTACTGGCATTGATAAACTATGCTGGATTCAGCAATGTCATCGGGAATATTGTGAACAAAATATCACTTCAACTATTCATAGTAACATTCCTACTCGACTTAACTGGGCTAATATTATATGCATCAATATGGTACACGCTAATATTGGGAAGTGGGGCCAAAATAAGCTTTAGAACCGCAGTAACATCAACTTGGGCAAGCATATTCATAGTATACCTAAGCCCAACGGGAGTTGCAATGGAGGTATTAAAGCTTATCCTAACCAATAAAGATGGAAAAGTGCCAATAGGTAGGGGGATGGCTGCACTAACCATGCAAAGAATAATATACTCCATAAGCTTCGCTATAATAGCAACATCAAGCTACCTAATAGTACAATACAGATACATGATAATAGGGGAGATGATTGGGAGAATAATTACTGCTTTACTAGCAATATCCATAGGAACAGTAATAGCCCTACTGATACTTGGAGAGAAGGCTGAATGGATAGAGAAAATTATAAGCAAAATATATGAAAGGTATAGAGCCAACATAGAAAAGATGCTTTCAAAATACAATCCCACAGACATCATGAACTCAGTATCATCAACCCTAAACGATTTCAAAGAATCATTCACAAAGTTGAAGTTGAATAAATTGCATCTATTAATAGCCTTCACACTTACAACAATCAATTGGATGACCAACGTAGCAATATTATATGTGGTGCTACTCTCACTTGGATATAGAGTGTCAATATGGATTTTAATGGTAATAATGGTTGCATGTGAATTCGTTCAAATGACCCCAATAGCTATACCTGGAATGCTTGGAATAATAGAAACTGTGATGACAATGGCGCTACAAACATTCGGTATACCATTGGATGTTGCAGCCACAGCTTCAGTATTGACGAGATTAGCAACATTCTGGTTCGATCTACCAGTAACTGCAACGGCAGCATCCTACTATGGTGTAAAATACCTATTGAAGGGGATGTCTAGGGAAGCGAATTAA
- a CDS encoding anaerobic ribonucleoside-triphosphate reductase activating protein: MMIYIAGMRDLSLIDYPRHPCIVIWFQGCNFRCQYCYNYELWEWKAENMMKIDELMRRLEEASRWVEACKITGGEPTLQPEALEIIGEKCREIGLKFGIDTNGTNPKSIQQLASKRLLNHVAIDLKAPLNVEDYSKLTNINVTESDIENIRKSIKLALEEGSIENVEIRIPIVRGFNDDPSKTIEMKKDLIDIGYLKAIEEGRDVSIELLEVMHEVAANKNLRLQKNLTVEEIVKFGELLNLPKIYIRHRSLGLRESLANAKRMIKV, from the coding sequence ATGATGATTTACATAGCTGGGATGAGGGATTTAAGCTTAATAGACTACCCAAGACATCCATGTATCGTTATATGGTTCCAAGGATGCAATTTCCGATGCCAATACTGCTACAACTACGAGCTATGGGAATGGAAAGCGGAAAACATGATGAAAATAGATGAACTAATGAGGAGATTGGAGGAAGCAAGCAGATGGGTTGAAGCATGCAAGATAACTGGTGGAGAACCAACACTACAACCAGAAGCATTGGAAATTATTGGTGAAAAATGTAGGGAAATTGGATTAAAATTTGGGATAGATACCAATGGGACAAACCCAAAATCAATACAACAATTAGCTAGCAAAAGATTGCTGAATCATGTGGCAATAGATTTGAAAGCCCCACTAAACGTAGAGGACTATAGTAAGCTGACCAATATAAATGTAACTGAAAGTGATATAGAAAACATAAGGAAATCAATAAAATTAGCCTTAGAAGAAGGTAGTATAGAAAACGTTGAAATAAGGATACCAATAGTAAGGGGATTTAATGATGACCCAAGCAAGACTATTGAAATGAAGAAGGATCTAATAGACATCGGATACCTTAAAGCCATAGAAGAGGGGAGGGATGTAAGCATAGAGTTGCTGGAAGTAATGCATGAAGTTGCTGCAAATAAAAACTTGAGATTACAGAAGAATCTAACGGTAGAGGAGATTGTGAAGTTTGGTGAATTGCTGAACTTGCCAAAAATCTATATTAGGCATAGGAGTTTAGGTTTAAGGGAAAGTTTAGCAAACGCTAAGAGGATGATTAAAGTTTAA
- a CDS encoding ATP-dependent DNA helicase → MSTNNEYKKYFPYKEFRYGQLEAIREAAEIVTVKGHLILRAPSGFGKTITMLTAILPILERESDSKLMWLCRTSRENNRVIEELKKINDIPGSINGIVIEARAKLCIKDVDRDLKKDHEAFSILCSELKRQGKCEYHNKLKIESVKLPQICGVRELMEICEENEVCPYEVAKRRIPNSRIVVANYNYILIPQILKTLNTKLDNSILVVDEAHNLPEVATEMEVEKVTVRGLDETSLEMMREGVEEYKWIIDEMLKVMEKSGEDRVVDKIYLKNILEEKCGSLSQLASTLIKIGDNVRRRIARSGGKPVSHIHHLGRFLMKLHETLGKDEYELFSGNGEMWIECFDPSNIVKRMYKMFRATISMSGTINENYGELVGLENYRYIEVSYIEKGNTLPILVPNVTTDYDMRGPKMYQKICEYISIVAENINTGIGVFTASYEVLEGLLNAGIRSIRKPMYIESRNESPKINEWKIEEYKRMAKTGGAVYVGVCGGRASEGEDFPGEEMDIVLLVGIPFPEPSIRMRKRNEYYEKRFGENGSLYSYIIPSIWKAAQAAGRVIRGPEDRGAIIYLDERYKRYIKLLPEWLRPRKIVREPEQLKEELTLFFT, encoded by the coding sequence TTGAGTACAAACAATGAATACAAGAAATACTTCCCATACAAGGAATTCAGGTATGGGCAACTGGAAGCTATAAGGGAAGCTGCAGAAATAGTGACAGTTAAAGGGCACTTAATATTGAGAGCACCATCTGGATTTGGTAAAACGATAACCATGCTCACAGCCATACTACCAATACTTGAAAGGGAATCTGATAGCAAATTAATGTGGCTTTGTAGAACAAGTAGAGAGAATAATAGGGTTATAGAGGAATTGAAGAAGATCAATGATATTCCAGGAAGCATAAATGGGATAGTCATAGAGGCTAGAGCAAAACTCTGCATAAAAGATGTGGATCGGGATTTAAAGAAAGATCATGAGGCATTCTCAATATTATGCTCAGAATTGAAGAGGCAAGGTAAATGTGAATACCATAATAAATTGAAGATTGAAAGTGTGAAACTACCACAGATATGTGGGGTTAGAGAACTCATGGAAATATGTGAAGAGAATGAAGTATGCCCATATGAAGTTGCAAAGAGGAGGATACCTAACTCAAGAATAGTGGTAGCAAATTACAACTACATTTTAATACCCCAAATACTTAAAACCCTAAACACAAAACTGGATAATTCAATATTAGTGGTGGATGAAGCGCATAACCTACCAGAAGTTGCAACTGAAATGGAAGTTGAGAAGGTAACTGTGAGAGGATTAGATGAAACATCACTTGAAATGATGAGGGAGGGGGTAGAGGAATACAAATGGATAATTGATGAAATGCTAAAGGTTATGGAGAAGAGTGGAGAGGATAGAGTTGTGGATAAAATTTACTTGAAAAATATTCTTGAGGAGAAATGTGGTAGTCTAAGTCAATTGGCATCAACACTAATTAAAATTGGAGATAATGTGAGACGTAGAATAGCAAGAAGTGGGGGGAAACCAGTATCACACATACATCACTTGGGAAGATTTCTAATGAAGTTACATGAAACTTTAGGTAAAGATGAATACGAATTATTCTCTGGAAATGGTGAAATGTGGATAGAATGCTTCGACCCATCAAACATAGTGAAGAGAATGTACAAAATGTTTAGAGCCACAATAAGCATGTCTGGAACAATCAATGAAAATTACGGTGAATTAGTGGGATTAGAGAATTACAGATACATAGAGGTAAGCTACATTGAGAAAGGAAATACCCTTCCAATACTAGTTCCAAATGTAACCACAGATTATGATATGAGGGGGCCTAAAATGTACCAGAAGATATGCGAGTACATATCCATAGTTGCGGAAAACATCAACACTGGGATAGGCGTATTCACAGCATCATACGAAGTGTTGGAGGGACTATTAAATGCAGGTATAAGAAGCATTAGGAAGCCAATGTACATAGAAAGCCGAAATGAAAGCCCTAAGATAAATGAGTGGAAAATAGAGGAGTATAAGAGGATGGCGAAAACTGGCGGCGCAGTATACGTTGGAGTATGTGGTGGAAGAGCAAGTGAGGGGGAGGATTTCCCGGGGGAGGAAATGGACATAGTACTACTAGTTGGAATACCATTCCCAGAACCATCAATAAGAATGCGGAAGAGGAATGAATACTATGAGAAGAGATTTGGGGAGAATGGTAGCTTATACAGCTACATTATACCATCAATATGGAAAGCTGCACAAGCAGCGGGTAGAGTTATAAGGGGACCTGAAGATAGAGGTGCAATAATATATTTAGATGAGAGATACAAGAGATACATTAAACTACTACCAGAATGGCTGAGACCAAGGAAAATTGTGAGGGAACCAGAACAATTGAAGGAAGAGTTAACACTATTCTTTACATAG
- the albA gene encoding DNA-binding protein Alba, protein MAGQQSNVVLIGKKGAMNYVLAALVQFNQGADEVVIKARGRAISKAVDVAQIVKNRFLPGQVEVKNITIGSETVGQGDQARRVSTMEITLIRK, encoded by the coding sequence ATGGCTGGACAGCAAAGCAATGTCGTATTGATAGGGAAGAAGGGGGCTATGAACTATGTTTTAGCGGCGCTAGTGCAATTCAATCAAGGTGCAGATGAAGTTGTTATAAAGGCGCGTGGTAGAGCTATAAGTAAGGCTGTCGACGTTGCACAAATAGTTAAAAATAGGTTTCTACCTGGACAAGTGGAGGTCAAGAATATAACCATAGGCTCTGAAACTGTGGGTCAGGGGGATCAGGCTAGAAGGGTTTCTACCATGGAGATAACGCTGATTAGGAAGTAA
- a CDS encoding pyridoxal phosphate-dependent aminotransferase, producing MVFLRKLASRITALQPSPTLSVSEKARKLKAQGKKLVDLSIGEPDFDTPAHIKKACIEALEKGFTHYTSSKGIIELREAISKYYKQYFHVDVNPNSEVIVTPGSKFSLYAAIQCLVDSGDEVILLTPAWPTYWQCVESAGGRVVEVNCGDSFKLNEEALKRAITGRSKVILFCSPNNPTGGVLSRDELKVISDLAVDHDLYVVSDEIYRMLVYDGEKPFTMLCFNELRDRLVVVDGFSKAYAMTGWRLGFTIAPKEVIDGMDKIQQNITTCPSSFVQYAGVVALLGDQSCVDLMVKEYDNRRRLLVRELNSIEGIRCPTPRGAFYVFPDLSKISSNSIELADKLLDYGVVTVPGGAFGSGGEGHLRLSYATSIDEIRRGVEIIKRFVMDSLGKH from the coding sequence GTGGTATTCTTGAGGAAACTTGCATCAAGGATAACTGCCCTACAACCATCACCAACTCTAAGTGTTAGCGAGAAAGCTAGGAAGCTTAAAGCTCAAGGTAAGAAGCTTGTTGATCTAAGTATAGGTGAACCTGACTTCGATACCCCAGCCCACATTAAGAAGGCATGTATTGAAGCTTTAGAGAAGGGGTTTACACATTACACATCTTCTAAGGGTATAATTGAGCTTAGAGAAGCCATATCCAAATACTATAAGCAGTATTTCCATGTGGATGTGAATCCAAATAGTGAAGTTATAGTTACCCCTGGCTCCAAATTTTCATTATATGCAGCTATACAATGCCTTGTTGATTCTGGTGATGAAGTTATACTTCTAACCCCTGCATGGCCAACATATTGGCAATGTGTGGAGTCTGCTGGTGGGAGGGTTGTTGAAGTTAATTGTGGTGATTCCTTTAAACTTAATGAAGAAGCTTTAAAGAGGGCCATAACAGGTAGGAGTAAGGTCATTCTCTTTTGCTCTCCAAATAATCCCACAGGTGGTGTTCTGAGTAGAGATGAATTGAAGGTTATATCTGATTTAGCTGTAGACCATGACTTATACGTGGTATCTGATGAAATTTATCGGATGCTAGTTTACGATGGCGAGAAACCCTTCACGATGCTGTGCTTCAATGAGTTGAGGGATAGATTGGTAGTTGTTGATGGCTTCTCTAAGGCTTACGCTATGACTGGGTGGAGGCTTGGCTTCACAATAGCCCCTAAAGAAGTCATTGATGGTATGGATAAAATACAGCAGAACATAACCACATGCCCCTCATCCTTTGTTCAATATGCTGGTGTTGTAGCGTTATTGGGGGATCAGAGTTGCGTTGATCTAATGGTTAAAGAATATGATAATAGGAGGCGTTTACTGGTTAGGGAATTGAATTCCATTGAGGGTATAAGGTGTCCAACTCCAAGGGGGGCATTCTACGTATTTCCAGATCTATCCAAAATATCATCTAACTCCATTGAACTTGCAGATAAACTTTTAGATTATGGTGTTGTAACGGTTCCGGGGGGTGCCTTCGGATCTGGTGGGGAGGGACATTTAAGGCTTTCCTATGCTACATCCATTGATGAAATAAGGAGGGGTGTGGAGATAATTAAGCGATTCGTCATGGATTCCCTTGGGAAACATTAA
- a CDS encoding PadR family transcriptional regulator, giving the protein MAYERLVRKLTKENLWLYIISVLRSEPMYGYAIKKAISEKFNFNPSTITVYAVIYRMVREGLLEKFSSGGTSYYRVTDKGIKVFEKAREFIKSMEQSIFE; this is encoded by the coding sequence TTGGCTTATGAGAGGCTTGTTAGGAAATTGACTAAGGAGAATCTTTGGCTCTACATAATTAGCGTTTTACGTTCTGAACCAATGTATGGTTATGCCATTAAGAAAGCCATATCTGAGAAGTTCAATTTTAATCCATCAACAATAACAGTTTATGCAGTGATATATAGGATGGTGAGGGAGGGTTTGCTGGAGAAGTTTAGTAGTGGCGGCACATCCTATTATAGGGTTACAGATAAGGGTATTAAGGTTTTTGAGAAAGCTAGGGAATTCATTAAGAGTATGGAGCAATCAATATTTGAGTAA
- the nrdD gene encoding anaerobic ribonucleoside-triphosphate reductase yields the protein MVDWLNGYNGWVDKSLGNFKKDNGNNETILVRTSSGYFEPWDRSKIVKQLLNETRLAEEFFGIPPISRSEAEAIALEAERRIKRMGGFFVSAPLIREVVNNILLEWSNNKPAYIVYRNVLTRVGAPVYDAYLIDIGLGFEAKENANLQPNPETSHKKKADKLSKEQYLLLLPIHIADAHLRGDIHIHDLEYFGTRPFCQDHDLRYFLYYGLMPDGTGFKTSVAGPAKHPEVAILHSVKVLAAAQTNFAGGQGFYNYNVFLAPFMEGLSYDEIKQLAQMMFYELTQCYVARGGQLVFSNIQLSPTIPEIWRDKPVVYRGMIGEDTYGSFEDEARMFFRAIYEVALKGDYWGKPFNFPKLETYITPEAFKDEYYDEWMLVHKVVSKFGSPYFDNALPPYRGYGKGVSCYQCCAYSFTETPDSDPLFNDKMYFVDGKHFSMGAWQVVSLNLPRAAYRAKGDDDKLIEEVYRLMDLAFDVFKAKLKWMDIMIKNGRLPFATQQPLDLKTGRRGPPAVDFNNLVFVIGLVGGNEMAQWHTGYQLHESNEAVKILVKVILAMRKYRDELQSKLNYKIALARTPAESCAQRLAVADLISPEFSDMAKKVVKGDLEAARKMLDSGERDVPVYYSNGTHVYVGANIPLAKKIDIEHKFFPLLSGGNIFHVWLGEAYPDAEALFKVTKKIATETQIGYFAYTKDLTICNDCATVSPLLNDRCPNCGSSNVKWWSRVTGYYQDVSGWNMAKKQELKDRYRIKL from the coding sequence ATGGTGGATTGGCTTAATGGATATAATGGTTGGGTGGATAAATCCTTAGGAAATTTCAAGAAGGATAATGGTAATAATGAAACAATACTTGTTAGAACTAGTAGTGGATATTTTGAGCCTTGGGATAGATCTAAGATTGTAAAGCAACTTCTAAATGAAACTAGATTGGCTGAGGAATTCTTCGGAATCCCACCAATAAGTAGAAGTGAAGCTGAAGCCATAGCTTTGGAGGCTGAACGTAGAATTAAGCGTATGGGGGGATTCTTCGTTAGTGCTCCGCTAATTAGGGAGGTTGTAAACAATATTCTTCTAGAATGGTCTAATAATAAGCCTGCATACATAGTTTATAGGAACGTTTTAACTAGGGTTGGAGCCCCAGTTTATGATGCATATCTAATTGATATTGGACTTGGATTTGAAGCTAAGGAGAATGCTAACCTCCAACCAAACCCTGAGACTTCCCATAAGAAGAAGGCTGATAAGCTTTCTAAGGAGCAGTATCTACTTCTACTTCCAATACATATAGCTGATGCCCATCTACGTGGCGACATACACATACATGATTTAGAGTATTTCGGGACTAGACCATTCTGTCAAGATCATGATTTGAGATACTTCCTATACTATGGATTAATGCCAGATGGAACTGGCTTCAAAACCAGTGTAGCTGGACCTGCAAAGCATCCTGAAGTTGCAATACTCCATTCCGTTAAGGTTTTAGCTGCAGCTCAAACAAACTTTGCTGGTGGTCAAGGATTCTACAATTATAATGTGTTTCTAGCTCCATTTATGGAGGGGTTATCCTACGACGAGATTAAGCAGTTGGCTCAAATGATGTTTTATGAGTTAACTCAATGTTACGTTGCTAGGGGTGGGCAACTCGTCTTCTCCAACATTCAACTCTCCCCAACAATTCCAGAGATTTGGCGTGATAAGCCTGTTGTGTATAGGGGGATGATTGGAGAAGACACTTATGGTAGCTTTGAGGATGAGGCTAGAATGTTCTTTAGAGCTATATATGAAGTTGCTTTGAAAGGTGATTATTGGGGTAAACCCTTCAACTTCCCAAAGCTTGAAACATATATAACCCCTGAAGCCTTTAAGGATGAGTATTATGATGAGTGGATGCTGGTGCATAAGGTTGTTTCCAAGTTTGGCTCCCCATACTTTGATAATGCTTTACCACCATATAGGGGGTATGGGAAGGGTGTTTCATGCTATCAGTGTTGTGCATACTCATTCACTGAAACTCCTGATAGTGATCCATTGTTTAATGATAAAATGTATTTCGTTGATGGCAAACACTTCAGTATGGGTGCTTGGCAAGTGGTAAGCTTAAATCTCCCAAGAGCTGCTTATAGAGCTAAGGGTGATGATGATAAGCTCATTGAAGAGGTTTATAGATTAATGGATCTAGCTTTCGATGTATTTAAAGCTAAATTGAAGTGGATGGATATTATGATTAAGAATGGACGTTTACCCTTCGCCACACAGCAACCATTGGATTTGAAGACTGGTCGTAGAGGCCCCCCAGCCGTCGACTTCAATAATCTTGTTTTCGTGATAGGGTTGGTTGGGGGTAATGAAATGGCACAGTGGCATACTGGATATCAATTGCATGAATCTAATGAAGCTGTAAAAATCTTGGTTAAAGTTATCTTAGCTATGCGTAAATATAGGGATGAATTGCAATCTAAGCTTAATTATAAGATTGCATTGGCTAGAACCCCTGCTGAGAGTTGTGCACAGAGACTTGCAGTTGCAGATCTAATTTCACCAGAATTTTCAGATATGGCTAAGAAGGTTGTTAAGGGGGATTTGGAAGCTGCCCGTAAGATGCTTGATTCCGGCGAGAGAGATGTCCCCGTATACTATAGTAATGGCACACATGTTTATGTTGGTGCAAATATTCCTTTGGCTAAGAAGATAGATATTGAGCATAAGTTCTTCCCACTACTATCTGGTGGAAACATATTTCATGTTTGGCTTGGGGAAGCTTATCCAGATGCTGAAGCCTTATTCAAGGTCACTAAGAAAATCGCCACTGAAACTCAGATAGGGTATTTCGCTTACACGAAAGATCTAACCATATGCAACGATTGTGCCACGGTATCACCTCTACTCAATGATAGATGCCCAAATTGCGGTTCATCAAATGTTAAGTGGTGGAGTAGGGTTACCGGATATTATCAAGATGTTAGTGGATGGAATATGGCTAAGAAGCAGGAGTTGAAGGATAGATATAGAATTAAACTTTAA
- a CDS encoding cren protein: MSLEEIPPPIPMQVEGLEDLARFMASIAGLGQPAYALHFEYNGLNYIGVIAIYRDYYKWYGVPVFYYYESKTPIDGKYLLVRSEESGEFIKTSNGVQPGWIAVPIIRLKGKPSFLKIS; this comes from the coding sequence ATGAGTTTGGAGGAAATTCCCCCACCAATACCCATGCAAGTGGAGGGTTTAGAGGATCTGGCTAGGTTTATGGCTTCCATTGCTGGTTTAGGTCAACCTGCCTATGCACTGCATTTTGAATATAATGGTTTAAATTACATTGGGGTCATAGCCATATATAGGGATTATTACAAGTGGTATGGTGTTCCAGTTTTCTATTACTATGAGAGTAAAACCCCAATTGATGGGAAATACCTCTTAGTGAGAAGCGAAGAATCTGGTGAATTCATTAAGACTTCTAATGGTGTGCAACCAGGGTGGATTGCAGTTCCAATAATTAGATTGAAGGGGAAACCAAGTTTTCTGAAAATCAGTTAA
- the endA gene encoding tRNA-intron lyase produces the protein MATPSKPIVVEWVGGNFVVWDFEASRWLYANGFYGMPIKVRKPKDLNFNSPLVLSPIEALYLLDKGVISIVDGDKVLSRSEVLSIVKSKHKLFNELYTVYCDLRSKGYVVRSGMKFGADFAVYVHGPGIDHAPFLVEVLPMNEKLDPVDIVRAGRLSHSVKKNFIIAMINPATNEVTYISFNWFKA, from the coding sequence ATGGCAACCCCCTCCAAGCCAATAGTGGTTGAATGGGTTGGAGGAAACTTTGTGGTTTGGGATTTTGAAGCCAGTAGGTGGCTTTATGCCAATGGATTTTATGGTATGCCAATTAAGGTTAGGAAACCTAAGGATTTAAACTTCAATTCCCCCCTAGTATTATCGCCAATAGAGGCATTATACCTCCTCGATAAGGGGGTTATATCAATAGTTGATGGTGATAAGGTTCTTAGTAGAAGTGAAGTTTTATCCATTGTTAAAAGTAAACATAAGTTGTTTAATGAACTCTACACCGTTTATTGTGATTTGAGGAGTAAGGGGTATGTGGTTAGGTCTGGTATGAAGTTTGGAGCTGATTTTGCAGTTTATGTTCATGGACCTGGAATTGATCATGCACCATTCTTAGTTGAGGTTCTTCCAATGAATGAGAAGCTTGATCCAGTGGATATTGTTCGTGCTGGGAGGCTTTCCCATAGTGTTAAGAAGAATTTCATTATTGCAATGATAAATCCAGCCACCAATGAGGTTACCTACATCTCCTTCAACTGGTTTAAGGCTTAG
- a CDS encoding glutaredoxin family protein translates to MLTVKVYTAPNCPLCLALKNFLASIGVEYVERDVSDIDVMTELIMNNVFATSVPILEVDGKYYFVNDLFESSSLKRDFILKILGRC, encoded by the coding sequence ATGTTGACTGTAAAGGTATATACAGCTCCTAATTGTCCACTATGTTTAGCGTTAAAGAATTTCTTAGCGAGTATTGGGGTTGAGTATGTTGAGAGGGATGTTTCAGATATAGATGTTATGACTGAACTGATAATGAACAATGTTTTTGCAACTTCCGTCCCAATACTTGAGGTTGATGGTAAATATTACTTCGTAAATGACCTTTTTGAATCTTCAAGTTTGAAGAGGGATTTTATTTTAAAGATTTTGGGGAGGTGTTGA